In one Paenibacillus sp. JQZ6Y-1 genomic region, the following are encoded:
- a CDS encoding bile acid:sodium symporter family protein, whose protein sequence is MREWTGHFTALFEKYMFAIIPCTLVLGFLLSHQLKDYVGWIPYLFAYVTFVMGIGCGRQHVQGVLRRPAPVFVTLLVTHLVAPLLAYELGQLMFGPDSPYTIGLVLFTAIPLGVSSVLWVSMSSGNVALALAMVIVDSAISPFVVPVLIKLFFGADVHFDTWGMISDLMLIIVLPTLLGMVVYELSGGRFKQWSAPVTLPLSKLCFAGVVLLNAAAIAPQLSALKNDLLLVVPAVLIIVTLCYGLGYVCSGILRAKGLELPATLAYASGMRNISVGMVIAMSYFTPQAAVPVVLGIMLQQPMATLQYSIFVRIAAYRSKQRLKEAHSIKGD, encoded by the coding sequence ATGAGAGAATGGACCGGACATTTTACTGCCCTCTTTGAAAAATATATGTTTGCTATTATTCCGTGCACCTTGGTGCTCGGTTTTCTGTTGTCCCATCAGCTAAAAGATTATGTGGGCTGGATTCCGTATTTATTTGCGTATGTTACTTTTGTGATGGGAATCGGTTGCGGTCGTCAGCATGTGCAAGGGGTATTACGTCGACCGGCACCGGTATTCGTCACGTTGCTTGTCACACATTTGGTGGCTCCATTGCTAGCATACGAGCTTGGTCAATTGATGTTTGGACCTGATTCCCCCTATACGATTGGACTCGTTCTGTTTACCGCGATTCCGCTAGGCGTATCGTCTGTGCTCTGGGTTAGCATGTCATCTGGGAATGTGGCACTTGCGTTGGCGATGGTGATCGTCGATTCCGCCATCAGTCCCTTTGTCGTACCGGTGCTGATTAAGCTCTTTTTCGGAGCGGACGTTCATTTTGATACATGGGGTATGATTAGCGATCTCATGCTGATTATCGTGCTACCTACGCTGTTGGGCATGGTCGTATACGAGTTATCCGGTGGTCGGTTCAAGCAGTGGTCGGCACCAGTTACTTTACCGCTATCCAAGCTTTGTTTTGCTGGTGTGGTGCTGCTCAATGCCGCTGCGATTGCGCCGCAACTAAGTGCGCTGAAGAACGATTTACTATTGGTTGTGCCTGCAGTATTGATCATCGTAACGCTTTGCTATGGACTCGGTTACGTTTGTTCTGGTATACTTCGCGCAAAAGGCCTTGAGTTGCCCGCGACGCTTGCTTACGCTTCTGGTATGCGCAATATTTCGGTCGGTATGGTCATTGCGATGAGCTATTTTACACCGCAAGCGGCTGTACCGGTAGTGCTTGGCATTATGCTGCAACAGCCGATGGCAACGCTACAATATTCGATCTTTGTGCGTATCGCTGCCTACCGTAGCAAACAGCGGCTCAAGGAAGCCCATTCTATTAAAGGAGATTGA
- a CDS encoding response regulator transcription factor — protein MTKRLLVIEDESTLSRLLSYNLTQEGYEVTVEDHGSAGLERAQNESFELILLDLMLPGMSGLDILRKLRSSGIRTPVVILTAKNAEEEVVEGLKAGADDYITKPFGVSELLARVAAVLRRATGREDQPVDEDVQESRIELGDLMIYPDKYEVALGTQQITLRPKEFEVLLYLARKPGVVMTRDDLMNAVWGFDYIGGQRTVDVHVSSLRKKLELDPDSVHIDSIRGVGYKLVVRKKTGAPHSG, from the coding sequence ATGACGAAACGATTGCTGGTCATTGAAGATGAATCAACGTTGTCCCGGCTGTTATCCTACAACCTGACACAAGAAGGATATGAAGTGACGGTAGAGGATCATGGCAGTGCTGGTCTGGAAAGAGCGCAGAACGAATCCTTTGAGCTGATTTTGCTCGATTTGATGCTGCCTGGCATGTCGGGATTGGATATTTTACGCAAGCTGAGAAGCTCCGGCATTCGTACGCCGGTTGTTATTTTAACAGCCAAAAACGCGGAGGAAGAAGTCGTGGAAGGGCTGAAAGCCGGAGCCGATGACTATATCACCAAGCCATTTGGCGTATCCGAGCTGCTTGCCCGTGTAGCTGCTGTATTACGGCGCGCAACGGGACGTGAGGATCAGCCAGTGGACGAAGATGTACAAGAAAGTCGCATCGAGCTAGGTGATCTGATGATCTACCCGGATAAATACGAAGTGGCGCTAGGTACGCAACAGATTACGCTACGTCCCAAAGAGTTTGAAGTATTGCTATACCTTGCACGCAAGCCCGGCGTCGTTATGACACGTGATGATCTGATGAATGCAGTCTGGGGCTTTGACTATATCGGTGGACAGCGTACGGTTGATGTTCACGTCAGCTCTCTGCGCAAAAAGCTAGAACTGGACCCGGATTCGGTACATATCGATTCCATTCGCGGTGTCGGCTATAAATTGGTCGTTCGCAAAAAAACAGGTGCTCCTCATTCCGGTTAA
- the pnpS gene encoding two-component system histidine kinase PnpS: MKPFRIRLTLIIMLLLAVLGLAAAFTMAHIYKSSHEKTLEDNMLREIRLLETTFAFQAVGTVGQPANSILDYYTQQAQELGKLTDSRVTFIELDGTVIGDSESDPRGMNNHSTREEIVAAQKQGVGSAIRYSSTLKENMLYVAAPVSKGDTFNGYIRLSMSLTAVEDGVRSAWTIMGISLLVLFIVAALVSYYVAASLTRPLEHITRVANRISRLDYGARVKLERQDEIGELGKAIDNMADSLEMQLKVIRDNEDLLQSVLANMTGGMVMVDDGGKIALVNRFAEEMLSINSRRMIGRPYHDLKQHYELSRLLGEGLRRKERIHDEQTLYNPEPRLIEIDGVPMFEDDDAYRGMLFLIQDVSNIRRLERMRSEFVANVSHELKTPIAAVKGFAETLLSGGVNDEQTARSFLQIIYDESERLNRLIGDILELSKIESKRSPLEFSPIHLQSFFETIREMLNSSAAKKKITLEMNVPEELFMEADEDRLRQIFVNLISNAINYTQDGGMVKLAVRETLSERGEERIVFDVTDTGMGIPRKDLPRIFERFYRVDKARSRSSGGTGLGLSIVKHLVELHHGVVTVESEVHIGSTFTVNLPLLQGDEYDL, translated from the coding sequence ATGAAACCGTTCCGCATTCGCCTCACGCTGATCATTATGCTGCTGCTCGCTGTTCTCGGTTTGGCAGCTGCTTTTACGATGGCGCATATTTACAAAAGCTCGCATGAGAAAACATTGGAAGACAATATGCTGCGCGAAATTCGGCTGCTGGAAACGACCTTTGCTTTTCAAGCCGTCGGTACGGTCGGGCAACCCGCTAACAGCATATTGGACTATTACACACAGCAAGCGCAAGAGCTTGGTAAACTGACTGATTCTAGAGTGACCTTTATCGAGCTGGACGGTACAGTTATCGGCGATTCGGAAAGTGATCCGCGCGGTATGAACAACCATAGTACCCGCGAAGAGATTGTTGCCGCTCAGAAACAAGGTGTCGGTAGTGCCATTCGTTACAGCAGTACATTGAAGGAAAATATGCTGTATGTCGCTGCACCCGTTAGTAAAGGCGATACATTCAACGGCTATATTCGCCTATCGATGAGCTTGACCGCAGTGGAGGACGGCGTGCGAAGCGCATGGACCATTATGGGCATCAGCTTGCTAGTGCTGTTTATTGTGGCGGCGCTAGTCAGTTATTATGTCGCTGCCAGTCTCACACGTCCGCTGGAACATATTACTCGCGTTGCCAATCGAATCTCGCGGCTGGATTATGGAGCGCGTGTGAAGCTGGAACGTCAGGATGAGATCGGCGAGCTGGGGAAAGCAATCGACAATATGGCGGACAGCTTGGAAATGCAGCTCAAGGTGATTCGTGATAATGAAGACCTGCTGCAAAGCGTGCTTGCCAACATGACCGGCGGTATGGTCATGGTTGACGATGGCGGCAAAATTGCATTGGTCAACCGTTTTGCCGAAGAGATGCTCAGCATCAATTCGCGGCGTATGATCGGCAGACCGTATCATGATTTGAAGCAGCATTATGAACTGAGCCGTTTGTTGGGCGAAGGGCTGCGGCGCAAGGAGCGCATTCATGATGAGCAGACGCTGTATAATCCAGAGCCACGCTTGATTGAAATCGACGGGGTACCGATGTTCGAGGATGATGATGCGTATCGCGGCATGTTGTTCCTGATTCAGGACGTATCCAATATTCGTCGTCTAGAACGAATGCGCAGCGAATTCGTCGCTAACGTCTCGCATGAGTTGAAGACGCCGATTGCAGCGGTCAAAGGTTTTGCTGAGACCTTGCTCAGTGGCGGCGTGAATGATGAGCAAACGGCACGCTCGTTTTTGCAGATCATTTATGACGAGAGTGAGCGGCTGAATCGGTTGATCGGCGATATTCTGGAATTGTCCAAAATCGAATCCAAGCGCTCGCCGCTCGAATTTTCCCCGATTCATCTACAATCGTTTTTCGAGACGATTCGCGAGATGCTCAATTCATCGGCGGCGAAGAAGAAGATTACGCTGGAAATGAATGTACCAGAGGAATTGTTTATGGAGGCGGATGAAGATCGGCTACGGCAGATATTCGTCAATCTGATCTCCAATGCGATTAACTATACGCAGGATGGCGGTATGGTGAAGCTAGCGGTACGTGAAACGCTCTCTGAGCGAGGCGAGGAACGGATTGTATTCGATGTGACCGATACAGGCATGGGCATTCCGCGTAAGGATTTACCACGTATTTTTGAACGCTTTTATCGAGTGGACAAGGCGCGTTCGCGCAGTTCAGGCGGCACCGGGCTGGGCTTGTCGATCGTCAAGCATCTCGTGGAGCTGCATCATGGAGTCGTGACGGTAGAGAGTGAGGTTCATATCGGCTCTACCTTTACCGTCAATCTGCCGCTGCTGCAAGGAGACGAATACGATTTGTAA
- the pstB gene encoding phosphate ABC transporter ATP-binding protein PstB: MNRESGECDLVSDIIRIEQLNLYYEKHHALKNIALNIEEKAVTAFIGPSGCGKSTLLRTLNRMNDMIPGTRIEGKVEIAGSDIYGDDVEVESLRQQVGMVFQQPNPFPKSIYENVAYGPRLHGVKSKAELDNIVERSLRQSALWEEVKDYLKKSAFSLSGGQQQRLCIARAIAGQPDILLMDEATSALDPISTLKIEELTQDLKKDYTIVMVTHNMHQAARISDQTAFFLNGEVVESTDTTEMFSNPTDSRTEDYISGRFG, encoded by the coding sequence ATGAATAGAGAATCAGGGGAGTGTGACCTTGTGTCAGACATTATTCGCATCGAACAATTGAACTTGTACTATGAGAAGCATCATGCTCTTAAAAATATTGCATTAAATATTGAGGAAAAAGCGGTCACTGCCTTTATTGGACCATCCGGCTGCGGCAAATCAACATTATTGCGCACCTTGAACCGGATGAACGATATGATTCCAGGCACACGCATCGAAGGCAAAGTGGAAATTGCTGGCTCCGACATTTATGGAGACGATGTGGAAGTGGAAAGTCTGCGTCAGCAGGTCGGTATGGTATTCCAGCAGCCGAATCCATTTCCGAAATCGATCTATGAGAATGTTGCCTACGGTCCACGTCTGCACGGTGTAAAATCCAAAGCCGAGCTGGACAATATTGTGGAACGCAGTCTGCGCCAATCCGCGCTGTGGGAAGAAGTGAAGGATTATCTCAAGAAATCTGCTTTCAGCTTGTCCGGCGGTCAGCAGCAGCGTCTTTGTATCGCCCGTGCGATTGCGGGTCAGCCGGATATTTTGCTGATGGATGAAGCGACATCTGCGCTGGACCCGATTTCCACGCTTAAAATTGAGGAACTGACGCAGGATTTGAAAAAGGATTATACGATTGTCATGGTAACGCACAATATGCACCAAGCAGCACGGATTTCCGATCAGACCGCCTTTTTCCTGAACGGTGAAGTGGTGGAGTCAACCGATACGACCGAAATGTTCTCCAATCCGACAGATTCACGTACAGAGGATTACATTTCTGGACGTTTTGGCTGA
- the mutM gene encoding DNA-formamidopyrimidine glycosylase — translation MPELPEVETVRRTLNTLIPGKQIERVTVSLPRIVQRPDDPQQFALELQGHTIETVERRGKFLRIIMDGLVMVSHLRMEGRYGVYRQDEPVEKHTHVIFHFTDGTELRYKDVRQFGTMHLFKTGEDMESKPLMQLGKEPLDPTFTTEQFIQIIGKRKTMIKPVLLNQAYVVGIGNIYVDEALFRAGIHPETIAGNLNEEQLIRLHEAIVSTLNDAVAAGGSSIKSYVNGQGEMGMFQHSLRIYGRKAQPCHECGTLIEKTVVGGRGTHYCPVCQPLPTRVNS, via the coding sequence ATGCCGGAATTGCCGGAAGTAGAAACTGTCAGACGCACACTAAACACACTGATCCCCGGCAAACAGATTGAACGGGTAACCGTCTCCTTGCCACGCATTGTACAGCGACCGGATGATCCGCAGCAATTTGCACTGGAATTGCAGGGACACACGATTGAAACGGTCGAACGCCGTGGTAAATTTTTACGCATCATCATGGACGGGCTGGTTATGGTTTCTCATCTGCGGATGGAGGGACGTTATGGTGTATACCGTCAGGATGAGCCAGTGGAAAAGCATACCCATGTCATTTTTCACTTTACCGACGGTACAGAGCTACGTTACAAGGATGTACGCCAATTTGGCACGATGCACCTGTTTAAAACTGGTGAAGATATGGAATCCAAGCCGCTAATGCAGCTAGGCAAGGAGCCGCTGGATCCAACGTTTACAACAGAGCAATTTATCCAGATCATTGGCAAACGCAAAACGATGATCAAGCCTGTATTGCTCAATCAAGCATACGTTGTCGGCATCGGCAACATCTATGTGGATGAGGCGCTGTTCCGCGCCGGTATTCATCCCGAGACGATTGCTGGCAACTTGAATGAGGAGCAGTTGATTCGACTGCATGAAGCCATTGTATCGACATTAAACGATGCCGTTGCCGCAGGCGGATCATCGATTAAATCCTATGTGAACGGACAAGGTGAAATGGGCATGTTCCAGCACAGTCTGCGCATCTATGGACGCAAAGCGCAGCCATGCCATGAATGCGGAACATTGATCGAAAAAACCGTTGTTGGTGGCAGGGGTACTCATTATTGCCCGGTATGCCAGCCTTTGCCGACACGTGTGAATAGTTGA
- the pilO gene encoding type 4a pilus biogenesis protein PilO: MEQLTKSRPALLLGLSLLFLILLAVYMLGVRPLSERSVQYDQNIAQMQEETALLQQKVIELKSNSASQDTVEQAVPSTDQSEQLLLSLQQVAQKSNARLTNIAFATKNAATETTTSPDAQSLQIPGGQLQMSAQIEGGYTEIKNWLRELQKLPRLITVDSFSFDEPYKASKATPFITAKVVFTAYYTQ; the protein is encoded by the coding sequence ATGGAACAGCTAACTAAATCACGTCCTGCTCTGCTGCTCGGTCTGTCCCTGCTGTTTCTGATTCTGCTAGCTGTGTACATGCTTGGTGTGCGTCCACTGAGCGAACGATCTGTACAATACGATCAGAATATTGCTCAGATGCAGGAAGAAACAGCCCTGTTACAGCAAAAGGTCATTGAACTGAAAAGCAACTCCGCTAGTCAAGACACCGTCGAGCAAGCCGTTCCGTCTACGGACCAAAGTGAGCAATTGCTATTGTCCTTGCAGCAGGTTGCACAAAAAAGCAACGCCCGCCTGACGAACATTGCGTTTGCGACCAAAAATGCAGCAACCGAGACGACCACATCGCCTGATGCTCAATCGCTGCAAATTCCAGGTGGTCAGCTTCAAATGAGCGCGCAAATCGAAGGCGGCTACACCGAGATCAAAAACTGGCTGCGTGAACTGCAAAAACTCCCACGGCTGATTACGGTCGATTCCTTCAGCTTTGACGAACCATACAAAGCATCCAAAGCGACTCCGTTCATCACAGCCAAAGTCGTCTTTACCGCCTATTACACGCAATAA
- the phoU gene encoding phosphate signaling complex protein PhoU, which produces MPNRKEFDESLYELRDLLTAMGDHVVDALQEAVQSLQNKNINQAKQVVDNDYRLNELEEKVMDIGSRLIVTQQPVAKDLRRIIVAFKISSDLERMGDLALDVAKVTLRLQGAELIKPLKDIPQMSEIVVQMTQDSIRSYLDENTDLAHKVGVDDDQVDHLYSGMIRELHEHMKENGTDGPQVMLLNLTGRYIERIADHATNIAESVVYLVTGKRPDLNS; this is translated from the coding sequence ATGCCCAACCGGAAAGAATTTGACGAAAGTCTATACGAACTGCGCGATCTGCTCACAGCGATGGGAGATCATGTTGTAGACGCATTGCAAGAAGCGGTACAATCGCTTCAAAACAAAAATATCAATCAGGCAAAGCAGGTCGTGGACAACGACTATCGTCTGAATGAACTCGAAGAAAAAGTAATGGACATCGGCTCTCGTCTGATCGTCACGCAGCAGCCAGTCGCCAAGGACTTGCGTCGCATCATCGTAGCATTCAAAATCTCCAGCGATCTGGAGCGTATGGGCGATCTGGCGCTTGATGTTGCTAAGGTTACACTGCGACTGCAAGGCGCCGAATTGATCAAGCCGCTCAAGGACATTCCACAAATGTCGGAGATTGTGGTACAGATGACGCAGGATTCCATTCGCTCGTATTTGGATGAAAATACCGATCTGGCGCATAAAGTTGGCGTCGATGACGATCAGGTCGATCATCTGTACAGCGGCATGATCCGCGAGCTACACGAGCATATGAAGGAAAACGGAACAGATGGTCCACAGGTGATGCTGCTCAATCTGACCGGACGGTATATCGAGCGTATCGCCGACCATGCTACCAATATTGCCGAAAGCGTCGTTTATCTGGTGACCGGCAAACGTCCCGATCTGAACAGCTGA
- a CDS encoding methyl-accepting chemotaxis protein, with translation MQLRHYLLTVPGIPETENCGDTLQRFRNDQQMPCVAICNEQNIPQALVMREQFYRRMASRFASELYYTRPTSRFSQPEPLIMQISNDPSVVVDAALARQGEAFYECVMLTEQGKLVGVITIRDLMELARHLQARSEQQRVLSLRQSGDFMHQIAEAVGTVSNAARQTSQQLLYIKERTVSGHQQLNEATHSFQQAQRLVNHQRVQAEQMLEQTVQARKVVDDVAQLAGQSSMLALNASIEAARAMQAGRGFAVVASEMRLLSERITVMSSDIGRLLGNLNGMIGQSAESSQTAERTMDDSMIRIQQADQLFAEMASSADEATEQAAQLLNTAGEASRLTTLVRQELERQA, from the coding sequence TTGCAGCTGCGGCATTATTTGCTGACCGTACCCGGTATCCCAGAAACGGAAAACTGTGGCGATACGCTGCAACGCTTCCGTAATGATCAGCAGATGCCCTGTGTCGCCATCTGCAATGAGCAGAATATCCCGCAGGCACTTGTGATGCGAGAGCAATTTTACCGACGGATGGCGAGTCGGTTTGCTAGCGAACTGTATTATACGCGTCCCACGAGCCGTTTTAGTCAGCCAGAGCCGCTCATTATGCAGATTAGCAATGATCCGTCTGTTGTTGTTGATGCGGCATTGGCACGTCAAGGCGAAGCTTTTTATGAATGTGTGATGTTGACAGAGCAAGGGAAGCTCGTCGGTGTGATTACGATTCGTGATCTGATGGAGCTGGCACGTCATTTGCAGGCGCGCTCAGAGCAACAGCGGGTGTTATCGCTGCGGCAATCTGGCGATTTCATGCACCAGATTGCGGAAGCAGTTGGCACCGTTAGCAATGCTGCCCGCCAGACATCGCAGCAATTGCTGTATATCAAGGAACGGACCGTCAGTGGTCATCAGCAGTTGAATGAAGCGACGCACAGCTTTCAACAAGCGCAGCGGCTGGTCAATCATCAGCGTGTACAGGCGGAGCAGATGCTAGAGCAGACAGTTCAAGCGCGCAAAGTAGTCGATGATGTGGCGCAGCTCGCTGGGCAGAGCAGTATGCTGGCGCTCAATGCCTCCATCGAAGCAGCACGCGCTATGCAGGCAGGACGCGGCTTTGCGGTTGTTGCCTCTGAGATGAGACTACTATCGGAGAGAATTACGGTCATGTCGTCGGATATTGGACGACTGCTTGGTAATCTAAACGGCATGATCGGTCAATCTGCCGAATCCAGCCAGACGGCGGAGCGGACGATGGATGACAGCATGATTCGTATTCAGCAGGCGGATCAGTTGTTTGCCGAAATGGCTTCTTCGGCAGACGAGGCAACAGAGCAGGCAGCGCAACTGCTGAACACGGCAGGCGAAGCAAGTCGATTGACAACTCTTGTGCGGCAGGAGTTGGAACGACAGGCGTAA
- the polA gene encoding DNA polymerase I, translating to MEKFMLIDGNSIIYRAFFAMQQPMTTSSGMHTNAVYGFTNMLLRLLEEEQPTHVMVAFDAGKITFRHSSYEDYKGGRQKTPPELSEQFPLLKDLLTAFGISHYQLEGYEADDIIGTLSLQAEQKGCDVLIISGDKDMLQLASDHVKIALTRKGVSDIEPYGPAEVQERYGLTPSQIIDLKGLMGDASDNIPGIPGVGEKTALKLLHQFGTVEEVLNNTDQLKGKMKEKVETHADDARLSKELATIFREVPFEAGWDSMKYDGIQAATAVSALQKLEFKSILQRLNLNDVAAHPDATLDDLDLDSMEIIQAPELNVVIIDENNLSTLEQALATVDVVHVESHGDNPHHAELVGILFATPEDYYFLTPDTLKSEAAAAIRTWLADSSISKNGHDLHRADLVLYWDDIAFAGAAFDIQIAAYLLDPTESGQSLSALAGKYGLPLLADDEHVFGKGAKYKVPEQDVLSNHMALKAHTIRQLVPLQREQLEQNEMTPLFNDLEMPLSRILADMEKQGVAVNTDELRALGKEFEQKISQLVSQIYELAGTEFNLNSPKQLGEILFDRLGLPVKKKTKTGYSTSADVLEELAPYHDIVQYILIYRQIAKLQSTYVEGLLKEIHPKSGKVHTYFRQTITATGRLSSQYPNLQNIPIRLEEGRKLRKVFVPSQQGWSILAADYSQIELRVLADISNDPGLKDAFVHDMDIHTKTAMDVFGVSEDQVDSNMRRSAKAVNFGIVYGISDYGLSQNLGITRKEASDFINQYFDVFGGVRQYMDDIVDEAKKSGYVKTMLERRRYLPEIRSSNFNLRSFAERTAMNTPIQGTAADIIKLAMVHMDRALTEQGLKSRMLLQVHDELVFEVPADELEQMKTLVPQVMKDALKLSVPLKADVSYGANWYEAK from the coding sequence ATGGAAAAATTCATGTTAATAGATGGAAATAGTATCATTTATCGCGCCTTTTTTGCGATGCAGCAGCCGATGACAACCTCATCCGGTATGCACACAAACGCGGTCTACGGCTTTACCAATATGCTGCTTCGTCTGCTGGAAGAAGAGCAGCCGACCCACGTGATGGTCGCCTTTGACGCTGGTAAAATCACCTTCCGTCACAGCAGCTACGAAGATTATAAAGGCGGACGCCAAAAAACACCGCCAGAGCTGTCCGAGCAGTTTCCTTTACTTAAGGATTTGCTGACTGCCTTCGGCATTTCACATTATCAATTGGAGGGCTACGAAGCCGACGATATTATCGGTACACTATCCCTTCAAGCCGAGCAAAAGGGCTGTGATGTGCTGATCATCAGCGGGGACAAGGACATGCTACAGCTTGCATCCGATCATGTAAAGATCGCATTGACTCGCAAAGGTGTCAGTGACATCGAGCCTTACGGACCTGCCGAGGTGCAGGAGCGCTACGGCTTAACTCCGTCACAGATTATTGATCTCAAAGGTCTGATGGGCGATGCGTCCGATAATATTCCGGGTATCCCTGGTGTTGGTGAGAAAACCGCACTCAAGCTGCTGCACCAATTCGGTACGGTTGAGGAAGTATTAAACAATACCGATCAACTCAAAGGCAAAATGAAGGAAAAGGTCGAAACCCACGCTGACGACGCGCGTCTGAGCAAGGAGCTAGCGACGATTTTCCGTGAAGTGCCATTTGAAGCGGGCTGGGATAGTATGAAATATGACGGTATTCAGGCAGCAACCGCCGTCTCTGCCTTACAAAAGCTGGAATTCAAATCGATTCTGCAACGCTTGAATCTGAACGATGTAGCTGCTCATCCTGATGCGACACTGGACGATCTCGATCTGGATAGTATGGAGATCATTCAGGCGCCGGAATTAAATGTAGTTATCATTGATGAGAACAACCTATCTACATTAGAGCAGGCACTGGCTACAGTGGATGTTGTGCATGTGGAGAGTCATGGAGATAATCCGCATCATGCGGAGCTAGTAGGCATTTTGTTTGCGACGCCAGAGGATTATTATTTCCTGACCCCGGATACACTGAAAAGTGAGGCTGCTGCGGCAATCCGCACATGGCTTGCCGACAGCTCCATTTCCAAAAATGGTCATGATCTGCATCGCGCCGATCTGGTGCTATATTGGGACGATATTGCTTTTGCCGGAGCTGCATTCGATATTCAGATTGCCGCTTACCTGCTGGACCCGACCGAATCTGGTCAAAGTCTGAGCGCCTTGGCGGGCAAATATGGTCTACCGCTGCTAGCGGACGACGAGCATGTATTTGGCAAGGGCGCCAAATACAAAGTGCCGGAGCAGGATGTGCTGAGTAACCATATGGCGCTCAAGGCGCATACGATCCGTCAACTCGTACCGCTTCAGCGTGAACAGCTGGAACAGAATGAGATGACTCCGCTGTTCAATGATCTGGAGATGCCGCTGTCCCGTATTCTCGCGGATATGGAAAAGCAGGGCGTTGCTGTCAACACAGATGAGCTGCGTGCGCTGGGCAAGGAATTTGAACAGAAGATTAGCCAGCTTGTCTCACAAATCTATGAGCTGGCAGGCACGGAGTTCAATCTGAATTCACCGAAACAGCTGGGCGAGATTCTGTTTGATCGTCTCGGTCTACCTGTGAAAAAGAAAACCAAAACCGGCTATTCCACCAGTGCAGACGTGCTAGAGGAACTGGCGCCGTATCATGATATTGTGCAGTACATCTTGATTTACCGTCAGATTGCCAAGCTGCAATCAACGTATGTGGAAGGTCTGCTCAAAGAGATTCATCCCAAGTCTGGGAAAGTGCATACCTACTTCCGTCAGACGATTACAGCAACCGGACGGTTGTCCAGTCAGTATCCAAACCTGCAAAATATTCCGATTCGCCTAGAAGAAGGGCGCAAGCTGCGTAAAGTATTCGTGCCTTCGCAGCAAGGCTGGTCCATTCTAGCGGCGGACTATTCGCAGATTGAGCTGCGCGTACTCGCAGACATTTCCAATGATCCAGGCTTGAAGGATGCGTTTGTCCACGATATGGATATTCATACGAAGACCGCGATGGATGTATTCGGTGTGAGCGAAGATCAGGTGGACAGCAATATGCGTCGTTCTGCCAAAGCGGTTAACTTCGGCATCGTATACGGCATCAGCGATTACGGATTATCACAGAACTTGGGCATTACGCGTAAAGAAGCGAGTGATTTTATCAATCAATACTTTGATGTATTTGGCGGGGTTCGCCAGTATATGGACGATATTGTTGATGAAGCGAAGAAGAGCGGCTATGTGAAAACGATGCTGGAACGCCGTCGGTATCTGCCGGAGATTCGCTCATCCAACTTCAATCTGCGCTCCTTTGCCGAGCGTACAGCGATGAATACACCGATTCAAGGAACTGCCGCTGATATTATCAAGCTGGCGATGGTGCATATGGACCGCGCCTTAACCGAGCAAGGGCTGAAAAGCCGTATGCTACTACAGGTGCATGATGAGTTGGTATTTGAAGTGCCTGCCGATGAACTAGAGCAAATGAAAACCCTTGTACCGCAGGTTATGAAAGATGCGCTGAAGCTGAGCGTGCCGCTCAAAGCCGATGTAAGCTACGGTGCAAACTGGTATGAAGCCAAATAA